A stretch of the Peromyscus leucopus breed LL Stock chromosome 10, UCI_PerLeu_2.1, whole genome shotgun sequence genome encodes the following:
- the Lrrc8d gene encoding volume-regulated anion channel subunit LRRC8D, which yields MFTLAEVASLNDIQPTYRILKPWWDVFMDYLAVVMLMVAIFAGTMQLTKDQVVCLPVLPSPANSKAHTPPGNTEVTTEVPKMETATHQDQNGQTTNDISFGTSAVTPDIPLQATHPHSESTFPNQEAKKEKRDPTGRKTNLDFQQYVFINQMCYHLALPWYSKYFPYLALIHTIILMVSSNFWFKYPKTCSKVEHFVSILGKCFESPWTTKALSETACEDSEENKQRITGAQTLPKHVSTSSDEGSPSASTPMINKTGFKFSAEKPVIEVPSMTILDKKDGEQAKALFEKVRKFRAHVEDSDLIYKLYVVQTLIKTAKFIFILCYTANFVNAISFEHVCKPKVEHLTGYEVFECTHNMAYMLKKLLISYISIICVYGFICLYTLFWLFRIPLKEYSFEKVREESSFSDIPDVKNDFAFLLHMVDQYDQLYSKRFGVFLSEVSENKLREISLNHEWTFEKLRQHVSRNAQDKQELHLFMLSGVPDAVFDLTDLDVLKLELIPEAKIPAKISQMTNLQELHLCHCPAKVEQTAFSFLRDHLRCLHVKFTDVAEIPAWVYLLKNLRELYLIGNLNSENNKMIGLESLRELRHLKILHVKSNLTKVPSNITDVAPHLTKLVIHNDGTKLLVLNSLKKMMNVAELELQNCELERIPHAIFSLSNLQELDLKSNNIRTIEEIISFQHLKRLTCLKLWHNKIVTIPPSITHVKNLESLYFSNNKLESLPVAVFSLQKLRCLDVSYNNISTIPVEIGLLQNLQHLHITGNKVDVLPKQLFKCVKLRTLNLGQNCVSSLPEKIGQLSQLTQLELKGNCLDRLPAQLGQCRMLKKSGLVVEDQLFDTLPLEVREALNQDVNVPFVNGI from the coding sequence ATGTTTACCCTTGCAGAAGTTGCTTCACTTAATGACATTCAGCCAACTTACCGAATCCTGAAACCATGGTGGGACGTGTTTATGGATTACCTGGCGGTTGTTATGCTGATGGTAGCCATCTTTGCAGGGACCATGCAACTTACCAAAGATCAGGTGGTCTGTTTGCCAGTGTTGCCATCACCTGCAAATTCAAAGGCACACACACCACCCGGAAACACTGAAGTTACCACCGAAGTCCCGAAGATGGAAACAGCCACGCATCAAGACCAAAACGGGCAGACAACAAATGACATTTCCTTTGGCACATCTGCTGTGACGCCTGACATACCTCTCCAAGCCACCCATCCTCACTCAGAGTCCACCTTCCCAAATCAGGAGGccaagaaggagaagagagaccCAACGGGCCGAAAAACCAACTTGGATTTTCAGCAGTATGTGTTTATCAATCAAATGTGTTACCATCTGGCCCTTCCTTGGTATTCCAAGTACTTTCCATACCTTGCTCTTATACACACCATCATCCTTATGGTCAGTAGCAACTTTTGGTTCAAATATCCTAAAACGTGCTCCAAGGTTGAGCATTTTGTTTCAATATTAGGGAAGTGTTTTGAGTCTCCCTGGACTACTAAAGCATTGTCCGAGACGGCCTGTGAAGACTCTGAGGAAAACAAACAGAGGATAACAGGTGCCCAGACCCTACCAAAGCACGTGTCCACCAGCAGTGACGAGGGGAGCCCCAGCGCCAGCACCCCCATGATCAACAAAACTGGCTTCAAGTTCTCAGCGGAGAAACCAGTGATCGAAGTTCCTAGCATGACGATCCTGGACAAGAAGGACGGGGAACAGGCCAAAGCCCTGTTTGAGAAAGTGAGGAAATTCCGTGCCCATGTGGAAGACAGTGACTTGATCTACAAGCTCTATGTGGTCCAAACCCTTATCAAAACTGCCAAGTTCATTTTTATCCTTTGCTACACCGCGAACTTTGTCAACGCCATCAGCTTCGAGCATGTCTGCAAGCCAAAAGTCGAGCACCTGACGGGGTACGAGGTGTTCGAGTGCACACACAATATGGCCTACATGCTGAAGAAGCTTCTCATCAGCTATATATCCATCATCTGTGTCTACGGCTTCATCTGCCTCTACACTCTCTTCTGGTTATTCAGGATCCCTCTGAAGGAATACTCTTTTGAAAAAGTCCGGGAAGAGAGCAGCTTCAGCGACATCCCGGACGTCAAGAACGACTTTGCGTTCCTTCTGCACATGGTCGACCAGTACGACCAGCTGTACTCCAAGCGTTTTGGTGTGTTCCTATCAGAGGTCAGCGAAAACAAACTGAGGGAAATTAGTTTGAACCACGAGTGGACTTTTGAGAAACTCAGGCAGCATGTGTCCCGCAACGCCCAGGACAAGCAGGAACTACACCTGTTCATGCTGTCGGGAGTGCCCGATGCTGTCTTCGACCTCACAGACCTGGATGTGCTAAAACTCGAACTGATTCCAGAAGCAAAAATTCCCGCCAAGATCTCTCAGATGACTAACCTTCAGGAGCTCCACCTCTGCCACTGCCCCGCCAAGGTCGAACAGACTGCTTTTAGCTTCCTGCGCGATCACTTGAGATGCCTTCACGTGAAGTTCACTGATGTGGCTGAGATTCCCGCCTGGGTGTATTTGCTCAAAAACCTTCGGGAGTTGTACTTAATAGGCAATTTGAACTCAGAAAACAATAAGATGATTGGACTTGAATCCCTGCGGGAGCTACGGCACCTTAAGATCCTCCACGTGAAAAGCAACCTGACCAAAGTCCCCTCAAACATCACGGATGTGGCCCCGCACCTCACGAAGCTCGTCATCCACAACGACGGCACCAAGCTCCTGGTCCTCAACAGCCTGAAGAAGATGATGAACGTGgcagagctggagctgcagaACTGCGAGCTGGAGAGAATCCCACATGCCATTTTCAGCCTCTCCAACTTACAGGAACTGGACTTAAAATCAAACAACATCCGCACCATCGAGGAGATCATCAGCTTCCAGCATTTGAAGCGACTGACTTGCTTGAAATTGTGGCACAATAAGATTGTGACCATCCCGCCCTCCATTACCCACGTCAAGAACTTGGAGTCCCTCTATTTCTCCAACAACAAGCTCGAGTCCTTGCCGGTGGCCGTGTTTAGTTTACAGAAACTCAGATGCCTCGACGTCAGCTATAACAACATCTCCACGATCCCCGTAGAGATAGGCCTGCTCCAGAACCTGCAGCACTTGCACATCACCGGGAACAAAGTGGACGTCCTGCCAAAACAGTTGTTTAAATGCGTGAAGTTGAGGACTTTGAACCTGGGGCAGAACTGTGTCTCCTCCCTCCCCGAGAAGATCGGCCAGCTCTCCCAGCTCACTCAGCTGGAGCTGAAGGGGAACTGCCTGGACCGCCTGCCAGCCCAGCTGGGCCAGTGCCGCATGCTCAAGAAAAGCGGGCTTGTGGTGGAAGACCAGCTGTTTGACACGCTGCCACTGGAAGTCAGAGAGGCATTGAATCAGGACGTCAATGTCCCCTTTGTAAATGGGATTTAA